Proteins co-encoded in one Geothermobacter ehrlichii genomic window:
- a CDS encoding sigma 54-interacting transcriptional regulator yields MGPITTDRDLCRKCYACVRNCPVKAIKVKEDCTEVIHERCIGCGKCLRSCSQNAKQIADCIDETRRLLAGGSDVVAVLGCSFPAFFNDIRPGQLVTALKKLGFVEVHEGTSGVELIRDDYRRLIERPPQTPLISSHCPTVVDLIERHYPQLLKNLLPVVSPMVAIGRFIKQQRGSDTRVIYISSCIAGKFEIAGEPVAGAIDTVLTYRELNIMLDEHGYRLREMPETPFDGIEPHQGRIFPIAGGPFRAFGIPHDSHNPDYIATEGEENALEIIRDLAAGRIRPRVVDIRFCNGGCIGGPGKNNRLTTFTKRHLIYGYHQSTDIPYRTAGHYLDVDASPDLGRTFTNKHRRLTLPSAESIRQILRATNKHSEKDELNCGACGYHTCREHAVAVYQGLAEGGMCLPYSLQVLEEDRFNLAQKYELARRALDQEFGDLEIIAEDGKTREVLDLIRQVGPTPTTVLIRGESGTGKELTARAIHRQSLRADRPLVTVNCTTLPDSLLESELFGHVKGAFTGAHADKKGLFETASGGTIFLDEIGDITPKLQAELLRVLDNGEIKPVGSNRSIKVDIRLITATNKNLEQGVREGWFREDLFYRLNVFTINLPPLRNRRESLPALAHHFVERASKRLNKPLLGIEDRAVEAMLNYHWPGNIRELQNIIERAAVLTQDNVIHLDNLPVVFAELYQKLQLPADRPTTFNELRSAQVGRIEANLLKRYLQETGGNVSAAARKAQLPRRTFYRLLERHGIDSKAFRRRPT; encoded by the coding sequence ATGGGTCCGATCACCACCGACAGGGATCTCTGTCGCAAATGCTACGCCTGCGTGCGCAACTGCCCGGTCAAGGCGATCAAGGTCAAGGAGGACTGCACCGAAGTCATCCACGAGCGCTGCATCGGCTGCGGCAAGTGCCTGCGCTCCTGCTCGCAGAACGCCAAGCAGATTGCCGACTGCATCGACGAAACCCGCCGCCTGCTGGCCGGGGGCAGTGACGTGGTCGCCGTACTCGGCTGCTCTTTTCCCGCCTTTTTCAACGACATCCGTCCCGGACAGCTGGTCACGGCACTGAAAAAACTCGGCTTCGTCGAGGTCCACGAAGGAACCAGCGGCGTCGAGCTGATCCGCGACGATTACCGCCGCCTGATCGAGCGGCCGCCGCAGACACCGCTGATCTCGAGCCACTGCCCGACGGTGGTCGACCTGATCGAACGGCACTATCCGCAGCTGCTGAAGAACCTGCTGCCGGTGGTTTCGCCCATGGTCGCCATCGGCCGCTTCATCAAGCAGCAGCGCGGCAGCGACACCCGGGTGATCTACATCAGCTCCTGCATCGCCGGCAAATTCGAGATCGCCGGCGAACCGGTGGCCGGCGCCATCGACACGGTGCTGACCTACCGCGAGCTGAACATCATGCTCGACGAGCACGGCTACCGGCTGAGGGAAATGCCGGAGACCCCCTTCGACGGCATCGAACCACATCAGGGACGCATCTTTCCCATCGCCGGCGGACCGTTCCGTGCCTTCGGCATTCCGCACGATTCCCACAATCCCGACTACATCGCCACCGAAGGGGAAGAGAACGCCCTGGAAATCATCCGCGACCTGGCGGCCGGGCGCATCCGTCCCCGGGTGGTCGACATCCGCTTCTGCAACGGCGGCTGTATCGGCGGCCCCGGCAAGAACAACCGTCTGACCACCTTCACCAAGCGGCACCTCATCTACGGCTATCACCAGAGCACCGACATCCCCTACCGCACGGCCGGACACTACCTGGACGTCGATGCCAGTCCCGACCTGGGGCGGACCTTCACCAACAAGCATCGGCGGCTGACCCTGCCGAGCGCCGAAAGCATCCGCCAGATCCTGCGCGCCACCAACAAGCACAGCGAAAAGGACGAGCTGAACTGCGGCGCCTGCGGTTATCACACCTGCCGGGAACACGCCGTGGCAGTCTACCAGGGGCTGGCGGAAGGCGGCATGTGCCTGCCCTACTCACTGCAGGTTCTCGAGGAGGACCGCTTCAACCTGGCGCAGAAATACGAACTGGCCCGCCGGGCCCTCGACCAGGAATTCGGCGACCTGGAGATTATCGCCGAGGACGGCAAGACACGCGAAGTGCTCGACCTGATCCGCCAGGTCGGCCCGACCCCGACCACGGTGCTGATCCGGGGCGAGTCGGGGACCGGCAAGGAACTGACCGCCCGTGCCATCCACCGGCAGAGCCTGCGCGCCGACCGGCCGCTGGTCACCGTCAACTGCACCACCCTGCCCGACAGCCTGCTCGAAAGCGAGCTCTTCGGCCACGTCAAGGGGGCCTTCACCGGCGCCCACGCCGACAAGAAGGGGCTGTTCGAGACCGCCAGCGGCGGCACCATCTTTCTCGACGAAATCGGCGACATCACCCCGAAGCTGCAGGCGGAACTGCTGCGGGTGCTCGACAACGGCGAAATCAAGCCGGTCGGCAGCAACCGCTCGATCAAGGTCGACATCCGCCTGATCACCGCCACCAACAAGAACCTGGAACAGGGTGTGCGCGAAGGCTGGTTCCGCGAAGACCTGTTCTACCGCCTCAACGTCTTCACCATCAACCTGCCCCCCCTGCGCAATCGCAGGGAATCGCTGCCCGCCCTGGCGCACCATTTCGTCGAACGCGCCAGCAAGCGGCTGAACAAGCCCCTGCTCGGCATCGAGGACCGGGCGGTGGAAGCGATGCTCAACTACCACTGGCCGGGCAACATCCGTGAGCTGCAGAACATCATCGAACGCGCCGCGGTTCTCACCCAGGACAACGTGATCCATCTCGACAACCTGCCGGTCGTCTTCGCCGAGCTCTACCAGAAGCTCCAGCTGCCGGCCGATCGACCCACCACGTTCAACGAACTGCGCTCGGCCCAGGTCGGGAGAATCGAGGCCAACCTGCTCAAGCGCTATCTGCAGGAAACGGGCGGCAACGTCTCCGCCGCCGCTCGCAAGGCCCAGCTGCCACGCCGCACCTTCTACCGCCTGCTCGAACGGCATGGCATCGACAGCAAGGCCTTTCGCCGCCGGCCCACCTGA
- the ptsP gene encoding phosphoenolpyruvate--protein phosphotransferase, translating into MQGKLGLRTLEDISALILQSHNLDETLNNIVDLVARRMQTEVCSLYLLDPDGETLRLRATHGLSPDAVGRVTMKTSEGLAGLTVEKRQTVAIREPEKHPRYRYFAETGEERYHSFLGIPLFDRQNPLGVIVIQTVEPRTFTETEISALSTIAFQVASIVINARLLDSINRRQSALPDPGQTGEPTAADECEQRPILRGQVAYPGVAMGPAHILDNQQGFADIFDEDGVDADEERSRLADALEKTRIQTLFLEKRMAERLGEEDASIFHTHLMILEDHGFVDKLFDEIDAGHSAPYALKKVVSTYIDAFKKMDDPYLRERAADMADIGRRILAHLTGREESGLHLKTPGILVAHEILPSDMASLDPEQVLGLVTESGGEYSHAVIMAKSLGIPAMVDVRGVLRHLEPEAPVILDANAGTFYIRPQPAVEEEYRRLDRERRRELGRLDELRKLPARTADGVDIVLRANIGLVSDIEIARHNGARGVGLYRTEFPYMARGGFPDRDDQYRLYRKVVEGFPGEVVTIRTLDIGGDKALPYFAPPEEDNPFMGWRSVRVSLDNPDIFITQIEAILMAARHGDVRLLFPMISSVEEALACRQAVRQAAANLAGEEIEHVADIPLGVMIEVPAAIPIARHLAELVDFFALGTNDLVQYLLAADRGNPLVRKYYDPLHPAVLATIRQIHLIARDTGRALCLCGEMATDPLGLLALLGLGLREFSTPAPYIPRIKALLQRINLEQTARAVDEIVDLGESHEIRSRLQRLLPKD; encoded by the coding sequence ATGCAAGGCAAACTCGGATTACGCACCCTTGAGGACATCAGCGCCCTGATCCTGCAGTCGCACAATCTCGACGAGACCCTGAACAATATCGTCGACCTGGTGGCGCGCCGGATGCAGACCGAGGTCTGCTCGCTCTACCTGCTCGATCCGGACGGCGAAACCCTGCGCCTGCGGGCCACTCACGGCCTGAGTCCCGACGCCGTCGGCCGGGTGACCATGAAAACCAGCGAGGGCCTTGCCGGCCTGACCGTCGAGAAGCGGCAGACCGTCGCCATCCGCGAACCGGAAAAGCATCCCCGTTACCGCTACTTCGCCGAGACCGGCGAGGAACGCTACCACTCCTTCCTCGGCATCCCGCTCTTCGATCGGCAGAATCCGCTCGGCGTCATCGTCATCCAGACCGTCGAACCGCGCACCTTCACCGAGACGGAGATCAGCGCCCTGTCGACCATCGCCTTCCAGGTGGCGTCGATCGTCATCAATGCCCGGCTGCTCGACTCGATCAACAGACGGCAGAGCGCCCTGCCCGACCCCGGACAGACCGGAGAGCCGACAGCAGCCGACGAGTGTGAGCAGCGACCGATCCTGCGCGGCCAGGTCGCCTACCCCGGCGTCGCCATGGGACCGGCGCACATCCTCGACAACCAGCAGGGATTCGCCGATATCTTCGACGAGGACGGCGTCGACGCCGACGAGGAACGCAGCAGACTCGCCGACGCGCTGGAAAAGACCCGCATCCAGACCCTGTTTCTCGAAAAACGGATGGCGGAACGCCTGGGCGAGGAGGACGCGTCGATCTTTCACACCCACCTGATGATCCTCGAGGACCACGGCTTCGTCGACAAGCTGTTCGACGAGATCGACGCCGGGCACAGCGCCCCCTACGCGCTGAAGAAGGTGGTCAGCACCTACATCGACGCCTTCAAAAAGATGGACGACCCCTACCTGCGGGAAAGGGCGGCCGACATGGCCGACATCGGCCGGCGCATCCTGGCGCACCTGACCGGGCGGGAGGAAAGCGGCCTGCACCTGAAAACCCCCGGCATTCTGGTGGCACACGAGATCCTGCCCTCCGACATGGCCAGCCTCGATCCCGAGCAGGTGCTCGGCCTGGTCACCGAATCCGGCGGCGAGTATTCCCACGCCGTGATCATGGCCAAGTCGCTCGGCATTCCGGCCATGGTCGACGTCAGGGGCGTGCTGCGCCATCTCGAACCGGAGGCCCCGGTCATTCTCGACGCCAACGCCGGCACCTTCTACATCCGCCCCCAGCCGGCCGTCGAGGAGGAGTACCGCCGGCTCGACCGGGAGCGGCGGCGGGAGCTGGGACGGCTCGACGAGCTGCGGAAACTGCCGGCCCGCACCGCCGACGGCGTCGACATCGTGCTGCGGGCCAACATCGGCCTGGTCAGCGACATCGAGATCGCCCGCCACAACGGCGCCCGCGGCGTCGGGCTCTACCGCACCGAATTTCCCTACATGGCGCGCGGCGGCTTTCCCGACCGCGACGACCAGTACCGGCTCTACCGCAAGGTGGTGGAAGGATTTCCGGGCGAGGTGGTCACCATCCGCACCCTCGACATCGGCGGCGACAAGGCGTTGCCCTACTTCGCGCCGCCGGAGGAAGACAATCCGTTCATGGGCTGGCGCTCGGTCCGGGTCTCGCTCGACAATCCGGACATCTTCATCACCCAGATCGAGGCCATTCTCATGGCCGCCCGCCACGGCGACGTCAGACTGCTCTTTCCCATGATCTCGTCGGTGGAGGAGGCCCTGGCCTGCCGGCAGGCGGTCAGGCAGGCGGCGGCCAACCTGGCCGGGGAAGAGATCGAACATGTGGCCGACATTCCGCTGGGGGTGATGATCGAGGTGCCGGCGGCCATCCCCATCGCCCGCCACCTGGCCGAGCTGGTCGACTTCTTCGCCCTGGGCACCAACGACCTGGTCCAGTACCTGCTGGCCGCCGACCGGGGCAATCCACTGGTCCGCAAGTACTACGACCCCCTGCACCCCGCGGTTCTGGCGACCATCCGCCAGATTCACCTCATCGCCCGGGATACCGGCCGCGCGCTCTGTCTCTGCGGCGAGATGGCCACCGATCCGCTGGGGCTGCTCGCCCTGCTCGGCCTCGGCCTGCGCGAATTTTCCACCCCGGCGCCCTACATTCCCCGCATCAAGGCCCTGCTGCAGCGCATCAACCTCGAACAGACGGCCCGCGCCGTTGACGAGATCGTCGATCTCGGCGAAAGCCACGAGATTCGCAGCCGCCTGCAGCGCCTGCTGCCGAAGGACTGA
- a CDS encoding class I SAM-dependent methyltransferase encodes MRKALSREKLQGIYGQIAKRYDFLHAFLTAGTDQKGRRILVENAVRQGDRILDCGSGTGSAGLLAARLAGERGRVTLFDLSAEMLAVAREKAIREGLQDRVTFQTGDMARLPFADDSFDVVLSTYSLCPLDDPEQGALELFRVTRPGGRVAVAHSTEPENRLVRWLAGRIEDIAWRFPRLSMGCRAVSVVSVLERAGGWVVLAKRIGLPLWPFMLFIVEKPASPASSSPGAGCAPSTSSLRFCHQSPPPVLRKQS; translated from the coding sequence ATGCGCAAAGCGTTGAGCAGGGAAAAACTGCAGGGCATCTATGGACAGATCGCGAAGCGATATGATTTCCTGCACGCATTCCTCACGGCCGGAACCGACCAGAAGGGCAGAAGGATTCTGGTCGAGAATGCTGTTCGCCAAGGCGACAGAATCCTGGATTGCGGTTCCGGCACCGGATCGGCCGGGCTTCTGGCTGCGCGGTTGGCAGGTGAGCGTGGCCGGGTGACTCTCTTCGATCTCAGCGCAGAGATGCTGGCGGTGGCACGGGAAAAGGCGATCCGGGAGGGGCTTCAGGACCGCGTGACTTTTCAGACGGGTGACATGGCCCGTCTGCCGTTTGCCGATGACAGCTTTGACGTGGTCCTTTCAACCTACAGCCTGTGTCCCCTGGATGACCCGGAACAGGGCGCTCTGGAACTGTTCCGGGTGACCAGGCCCGGCGGCAGGGTTGCGGTTGCCCATTCGACCGAGCCTGAAAACAGGCTTGTCAGATGGCTGGCCGGCCGCATTGAAGATATCGCCTGGCGGTTTCCCCGGCTGTCCATGGGCTGCCGGGCCGTCAGTGTCGTTTCGGTGCTGGAGCGGGCAGGCGGTTGGGTCGTTTTGGCAAAACGCATCGGCCTGCCATTGTGGCCGTTCATGCTTTTCATTGTCGAGAAACCGGCAAGTCCGGCATCCAGTTCGCCCGGCGCGGGGTGCGCCCCATCGACCTCGTCACTCAGATTCTGTCACCAGTCGCCACCACCCGTTCTACGGAAACAGTCATGA
- a CDS encoding valine--tRNA ligase → MDKGLPKGYEPRDVELKWYRRWEEDGCFEADEHSPRPHYSIVIPPPNVTGVLHMGHALNNTLQDILCRWKRMTGHEVLWMPGTDHAGIATQNVVEKQLAAEGVDRHELGREKFVERVWRWREESGGQIINQLKRLGASCDWRRERFTMDEGLSRAVREVFVSLYEQGLIYRANRLINWCPRCHTALSDLEVEHEEQKGHIWHLRYPVVGSDRYLVVATTRPETMLGDTAVAVHPEDERYADLVGRKVRLPLVDREIPIVADTYVDREFGSGAVKITPAHDFNDFELGRRHDLEQINIFDESAVVNENGGPYRGLGRFEAREKVLADLEAQGLLEKVEEHANAVGECYRCRSVIEPWLSKQWYVKVGPLAEEAIRAVEDGRTRIVPEHWTKTYFEWMRNIQDWCISRQIWWGHQIPAWFCDDCDQITVSRQDAETCAHCGSRNIRRETDVLDTWFSSALWPFSTMGWPEKTETLQKFYPTSCLVTGFDILFFWVARMMMMGLKFMGEVPFRDVYIHALVRDAQGQKMSKSKGNVIDPLTVIEEYGTDAFRFTLAAFAAMGRDIKLSTDRIAGYRNFTNKLWNASRFTLMNLEDFDPEGCTLDGLDLSPADQWILTRLRETAAATGQALAEYKFNDAAGSLYAFTWHQFCDWYVELVKDELYGEDAAARRRVQTVLYTVLEQLLRLLHPFMPFITEEIWQALPGKRPCRYLMQAAYPDGSELRADAALAGRMEQVMEIIRGIRNIRGEMDIAPSRRITVVLDCRDEAAAAVVAEGQAYIRSLARVDELRFGVGIERPEKSATQVAGPVEILVPLAGLIDIAEEEKRLSKEVAKVQKDVDFFRKKLSNEKFVANAPAHVLEKDRGKLAQAEEKLAVLKQSLERIRSLG, encoded by the coding sequence ATGGACAAAGGATTGCCCAAGGGGTACGAGCCCCGCGATGTCGAGTTGAAATGGTACCGCCGGTGGGAGGAAGACGGCTGTTTCGAAGCCGATGAGCATTCGCCTCGCCCCCATTACTCCATCGTCATTCCCCCGCCGAACGTCACCGGTGTCCTGCATATGGGACACGCTCTGAACAATACCCTGCAGGACATTCTCTGCCGCTGGAAGCGGATGACCGGCCACGAGGTTCTCTGGATGCCGGGCACCGACCATGCCGGCATCGCCACCCAGAACGTGGTCGAAAAACAGCTCGCCGCCGAAGGGGTCGACCGGCACGAGCTCGGGCGCGAAAAGTTCGTCGAGCGGGTCTGGCGCTGGCGGGAGGAGTCCGGCGGCCAGATCATCAATCAGCTCAAGCGGCTCGGTGCCTCGTGCGACTGGCGCCGCGAGCGTTTCACCATGGACGAGGGGCTCTCCCGGGCGGTGCGTGAAGTCTTCGTCAGTCTCTACGAGCAGGGACTGATCTACCGTGCCAACCGGCTGATCAACTGGTGTCCCCGCTGCCACACCGCCCTGTCCGACCTCGAGGTCGAGCACGAGGAGCAGAAGGGCCATATCTGGCACCTGCGCTACCCGGTGGTCGGCAGCGACCGCTACCTGGTGGTGGCGACCACCCGTCCGGAAACCATGCTCGGGGATACGGCGGTGGCAGTGCATCCCGAGGACGAGCGCTACGCCGACCTGGTCGGCCGCAAGGTGCGGCTGCCCCTTGTCGACCGCGAGATTCCCATCGTCGCCGACACCTACGTCGACCGCGAGTTCGGCTCCGGGGCGGTGAAGATCACCCCGGCCCACGATTTCAACGACTTCGAGCTGGGACGGCGGCACGATCTTGAGCAGATCAACATCTTCGACGAATCGGCCGTGGTCAACGAAAACGGCGGTCCCTACCGGGGGCTGGGCCGTTTCGAGGCCCGCGAGAAGGTGCTGGCCGATCTCGAGGCACAGGGCCTGCTGGAGAAGGTGGAGGAGCACGCCAACGCCGTCGGCGAGTGCTACCGCTGCCGCTCGGTCATCGAGCCCTGGCTCTCCAAGCAGTGGTACGTCAAGGTCGGTCCGCTGGCCGAAGAGGCGATCAGGGCGGTCGAGGACGGCAGGACCCGCATCGTTCCCGAGCACTGGACCAAGACCTACTTCGAATGGATGCGCAACATCCAGGACTGGTGCATCAGCCGGCAGATCTGGTGGGGACACCAGATTCCGGCCTGGTTCTGCGACGACTGTGACCAGATTACCGTTTCGCGCCAGGACGCCGAGACGTGCGCCCACTGCGGCAGCCGCAACATCCGTCGCGAAACCGACGTGCTCGACACCTGGTTTTCCTCCGCCCTCTGGCCCTTTTCGACCATGGGCTGGCCGGAGAAGACCGAGACCCTGCAGAAGTTCTATCCGACCTCCTGTCTGGTGACCGGTTTCGACATCCTCTTCTTCTGGGTCGCCCGCATGATGATGATGGGGCTGAAGTTCATGGGTGAGGTCCCGTTCCGGGACGTCTACATCCACGCCCTGGTCAGGGACGCCCAGGGGCAGAAGATGAGCAAGAGCAAGGGGAACGTCATCGATCCTCTGACGGTGATCGAGGAATACGGCACCGACGCCTTCCGCTTCACCCTGGCCGCCTTCGCCGCTATGGGACGGGACATCAAGCTCTCGACCGACCGCATCGCCGGCTACCGCAACTTCACCAACAAGCTGTGGAACGCCAGCCGGTTCACCCTGATGAATCTCGAGGACTTCGATCCCGAGGGGTGCACCCTCGACGGCCTCGACCTGTCGCCGGCCGACCAGTGGATTCTCACCCGGCTCAGGGAGACGGCCGCGGCCACCGGCCAGGCGCTGGCCGAGTACAAGTTCAACGACGCCGCCGGCAGTCTCTACGCCTTTACCTGGCACCAGTTCTGCGACTGGTATGTCGAGCTGGTGAAGGACGAGCTCTACGGCGAGGACGCCGCCGCCCGCCGGCGGGTGCAGACGGTGCTCTACACGGTGCTCGAGCAGCTGCTGCGGCTGCTGCATCCTTTCATGCCCTTCATCACCGAGGAGATCTGGCAGGCGCTGCCCGGCAAGCGCCCCTGCCGCTACCTGATGCAGGCCGCCTATCCGGACGGCTCCGAGCTGAGAGCCGATGCGGCGCTGGCCGGGCGCATGGAGCAGGTGATGGAGATCATCCGCGGCATTCGCAACATCCGCGGCGAGATGGACATCGCCCCCAGCCGGCGCATCACCGTGGTGCTCGACTGCCGGGACGAGGCGGCGGCCGCCGTGGTGGCCGAGGGGCAGGCCTACATCCGCTCGCTGGCGCGGGTCGACGAGCTGCGCTTCGGCGTCGGCATCGAGCGTCCGGAAAAATCGGCGACCCAGGTCGCCGGCCCGGTGGAGATTCTCGTCCCCCTGGCCGGACTGATCGACATCGCCGAAGAGGAAAAGCGCCTGAGCAAGGAGGTCGCCAAGGTGCAGAAGGATGTCGATTTCTTCCGCAAGAAGCTCTCAAACGAGAAGTTCGTCGCCAACGCCCCGGCGCACGTGCTGGAAAAGGACCGCGGCAAGCTGGCCCAGGCCGAAGAGAAGCTGGCGGTGCTCAAGCAGAGCCTGGAGCGCATCCGCTCCCTCGGATGA
- a CDS encoding response regulator: MSKRLLLADDSITIQKVIGITFANEDFELEIVDNGDAALDSARARRPDIILADVYMPGKNGYELCRAVKEDPELRTVPVLLLTGTFEPFDEDKARQAGADDWIAKPFESQALIDKVEELLERAAAEAVAPSPAVDEPAEAASAVAEEPAAEVEEEEILSLGEEDIWVDEEDLEIVEEDFDFEEPFAEPAAAAQPAAEEPESTEVPAEEAAVADDDIWGAVSFDEDDLLSEPLPEPAPAPEFDTEPVLPGQEAASRPEPVAVEEAFVAPEPEPPTEEVVAPGPVAAEPEREVAGEAIWEETEEEIFDLDDIDVIDEEELLAEAGLEAAAAAAEPVPVAEEETVAEPAAEPAAEPAAIPVSEAAPAAGFEWEEAPVEPVAPAEPEVRGIDLAAMEPEPEPEEVPVVAGTEAVEKQVAAALNEEQLEAIVEKVAGAVVERLAGTVLERIAWEVVPDLAESYIKEELRKIRDAV, encoded by the coding sequence ATGAGCAAGAGGCTGCTTCTGGCCGATGACAGCATCACCATTCAGAAGGTCATCGGCATTACCTTTGCCAACGAAGACTTCGAACTCGAAATCGTTGACAATGGCGATGCCGCGCTGGACAGCGCCAGGGCCCGGCGTCCCGACATCATCCTGGCGGATGTCTACATGCCCGGCAAGAATGGTTACGAGCTCTGCCGCGCGGTCAAGGAGGACCCAGAGCTCAGGACGGTTCCCGTTCTGCTGCTGACCGGAACCTTCGAGCCGTTCGACGAGGACAAGGCCCGTCAGGCCGGTGCCGACGACTGGATTGCCAAGCCCTTTGAGTCGCAGGCGCTTATCGACAAGGTCGAAGAGCTGCTCGAACGGGCCGCGGCCGAGGCGGTGGCACCGTCGCCAGCGGTCGACGAGCCGGCGGAAGCGGCGTCAGCCGTTGCGGAAGAGCCGGCCGCCGAGGTCGAGGAGGAAGAGATCCTGTCGCTCGGCGAAGAGGACATCTGGGTCGACGAGGAAGACCTGGAGATCGTCGAGGAGGACTTCGATTTCGAGGAGCCGTTCGCCGAGCCGGCGGCGGCCGCGCAACCTGCCGCCGAAGAACCGGAGTCGACCGAGGTGCCGGCCGAGGAGGCCGCCGTGGCGGACGACGACATCTGGGGGGCGGTCAGCTTCGACGAGGACGATCTGCTGAGCGAGCCGCTGCCGGAGCCGGCTCCCGCTCCCGAATTTGACACCGAGCCGGTACTGCCCGGGCAGGAAGCTGCTTCCCGGCCGGAGCCGGTGGCGGTGGAAGAGGCTTTTGTTGCTCCCGAACCGGAGCCGCCGACAGAGGAGGTCGTAGCCCCTGGGCCCGTCGCCGCCGAACCGGAGCGGGAAGTTGCCGGTGAGGCGATCTGGGAGGAGACGGAAGAGGAGATTTTCGATCTCGACGATATCGACGTGATCGACGAAGAGGAACTGCTGGCCGAAGCCGGGCTGGAAGCTGCCGCTGCCGCTGCCGAGCCGGTACCGGTGGCGGAGGAAGAAACCGTTGCCGAACCGGCTGCCGAACCGGCTGCCGAACCGGCTGCCATTCCGGTCAGCGAGGCTGCTCCTGCCGCCGGTTTCGAGTGGGAAGAGGCACCGGTCGAGCCGGTGGCGCCGGCAGAGCCGGAGGTGAGGGGGATCGACCTGGCGGCGATGGAGCCCGAGCCTGAGCCTGAAGAGGTGCCCGTCGTCGCCGGCACCGAGGCCGTCGAGAAACAGGTGGCGGCGGCCCTGAACGAGGAGCAGCTCGAGGCGATTGTCGAAAAGGTGGCGGGAGCGGTCGTCGAGCGGCTGGCCGGCACGGTGCTGGAGCGCATCGCCTGGGAGGTGGTGCCCGACCTCGCTGAAAGTTACATCAAGGAAGAGCTTCGCAAGATTCGAGACGCGGTCTGA
- a CDS encoding chemotaxis protein CheW: MNLDPKFVLVGVGDGLFAFSVGQVKAVVEGAEIFPLPQLPSGFLGVVLHGDVPVPVCVGAGFRTDGEAAVPYLLLGRSECGLVAFPVDRVLTTVGGEMLEEADAEETLPPWQTAWIRCRERRVPLIDIDRFLASVG, encoded by the coding sequence ATGAACCTCGATCCGAAGTTCGTCCTGGTCGGCGTCGGAGACGGGTTGTTCGCTTTCAGCGTCGGCCAGGTGAAGGCTGTCGTCGAGGGAGCGGAGATCTTTCCCCTGCCGCAGTTACCGTCGGGTTTTCTCGGCGTTGTCCTGCACGGGGACGTGCCCGTTCCGGTCTGCGTCGGAGCCGGTTTTCGGACCGACGGAGAGGCTGCGGTTCCCTACCTGTTGCTCGGCCGTTCCGAATGCGGTCTGGTCGCCTTCCCGGTCGACCGGGTGCTGACGACGGTCGGCGGCGAGATGCTGGAAGAAGCTGATGCGGAGGAGACGCTTCCCCCCTGGCAGACGGCCTGGATTCGCTGCCGGGAGCGACGCGTCCCCCTGATCGATATCGACCGTTTTCTGGCGAGCGTGGGCTGA
- a CDS encoding chemotaxis protein CheW — protein MVSADRLKLVAGVGPLQLLFGIDELQEVLAAGELEWLPDGEAIRLRGAEVPVRDPESLFGVPAAAAFAARHLLVFRDPDRPWGLLVDDIVGVFPAESFILRDVPALLRKPGQSYRQIAVHQGRVLICCDSERLAARRSAP, from the coding sequence ATGGTCAGTGCCGACAGGTTGAAACTGGTTGCCGGTGTTGGGCCCCTGCAGCTGCTCTTCGGCATCGACGAGCTGCAGGAGGTGCTCGCTGCCGGTGAACTCGAGTGGCTACCGGATGGCGAGGCGATACGGCTGCGGGGGGCGGAGGTGCCCGTTCGCGATCCGGAAAGCCTGTTCGGCGTGCCGGCGGCGGCAGCTTTCGCGGCGCGGCATCTTCTGGTCTTTCGCGATCCCGACCGGCCCTGGGGGCTGCTGGTTGACGATATTGTTGGCGTTTTTCCCGCCGAAAGCTTTATACTGCGCGATGTGCCGGCCCTGCTGCGCAAGCCGGGGCAGAGCTACCGGCAGATCGCCGTTCATCAGGGCCGGGTGCTGATCTGCTGCGACAGCGAACGGCTGGCAGCCCGGCGGAGTGCGCCATGA